Below is a genomic region from SAR324 cluster bacterium.
AATTCTTTAATTCAAATTTTTAAGAGAAGAGAAATGACAGCTGACGAGATTCTTAGCAGGATACGCAGCCTTCGGCCAAGGAAATCTAAAAGCCTTTTCGAGTATCTTCTATAAAAGTGTAAAGTGAATGTAAATGAAAAACATTCTTTGCCTAAGGAGTACTTAGGGTTTGAAGCGTTCTTAGAAAGAAACTTGTCCAAACTTGACGCTGCTTATCCTGGAATCAAGATGGATATCGAAAAAGTTGTTTCTAACTCAACGGATGTAATCGTTTTTCTCAAGGTAACTTATGCAAATGTAGAAGCTTGCTCAGTCCACCATTTTTTGGTTCAAGATGGGCTTTTGGTAGAATTCAAAATCTATGATAACAGCCAACTAGCAGCGTCTACTACTCAAATCTGAAGAGAATAAATTGGAGGTTGATGAATTAGTTTAGGCGTATTTTACTATTGCTGAAAATTATTTTAATTACTCAGGAAAATAGTATGAAAAAGTTTTTCATTGCTTTAGTTAGCATTGTCATAATTTTATTTGTTGCTGTTGGAGGTGTGCATTTTTATGGATTACAGAATTTAAGCGCATATCAGCTTGATCGATTCACAACAGTAAAAGCTAGTAAATATTCGGTTGCCCCTGAGAGAGGAAAGCATTTAGCAACCATTAGTGGGTGCAACGGTTGTCATGGGGCAATTTTTCAAGGGAAAGTTTTATAAACGAGGCACCCATTGGGTATGTCCTGGCTCCTAATCTCATCCCTGCTGGACCTGCCGCAAATTATACAGATGAAGATTGGGTGAAGGCTATTCAGCATGGCATAGCAAAAGATGGTAGGGTGATGGTGATTATGCCCTCAAACCATTATTCGGCCTATGGTGATGATGATTTCGCTGCACTCATTTCCTACATGAAAACACTACCACCCGCTGAAAATAAATTTAGCTCCCGAGAAATTCAATTTCCTGGGTCGATTATATTTGGAATTCTTGCTTATGGTTCATGGCCCGCAAATCAAATTCCTCATGATGAAGTTGGTGGAAAAATAGCACCGATTATTGATGAATCCCTTGAATATGGTCAATCTTTAACAAGAATTACGGGATGTTACGAATGTCACGGAGAGAACTTGGCAGGAAAGGATCCAGACTCCGAAGGTTCACCTGGTCCAAACATCACTAGAAAGGGCAATCCTGGCAATTGGAATTTTGGGGAATTTAAGCAAGTTATGCAAACTGGT
It encodes:
- a CDS encoding cytochrome C, whose protein sequence is MSWGNFSRESFINEAPIGYVLAPNLIPAGPAANYTDEDWVKAIQHGIAKDGRVMVIMPSNHYSAYGDDDFAALISYMKTLPPAENKFSSREIQFPGSIIFGILAYGSWPANQIPHDEVGGKIAPIIDESLEYGQSLTRITGCYECHGENLAGKDPDSEGSPGPNITRKGNPGNWNFGEFKQVMQTGQTPEGKMLNPKKMPWPHYAVMSDIELRSLWLSLNSI